Proteins encoded within one genomic window of Rossellomorea vietnamensis:
- a CDS encoding response regulator transcription factor: MKLLLIEDDTTLFNEIKERLSQWSYEVYGINDFNHVMQEFTEVKPDLVIIDIQLPKFDGFHWCRMIRSHSNVPILFLSSRDHPTDMVMSMQLGADDFIQKPFHFDVLIAKVQATLRRVYNYNTEQVSIKTWCSATVDFERNTVSNEIGSIELTKNEMYILKLLIEQKNKIVSRDALINSLWDDKRFISDNTLTVNVNRLRKRLEEIGLGRFIETKVGQGYLAIEEDSP; this comes from the coding sequence TTGAAATTATTGTTAATCGAAGATGATACAACCCTATTCAATGAAATCAAGGAACGGCTTTCCCAGTGGTCCTATGAAGTATATGGAATCAACGATTTCAATCATGTCATGCAGGAGTTCACCGAGGTGAAACCGGATCTTGTGATCATTGATATTCAATTGCCTAAATTCGACGGATTCCACTGGTGCCGGATGATACGCTCACATTCCAATGTGCCGATACTGTTCCTGTCCTCCCGGGATCACCCGACGGACATGGTCATGTCCATGCAACTCGGGGCAGATGATTTCATCCAGAAACCCTTTCATTTTGATGTCCTGATCGCAAAGGTTCAGGCCACTCTCAGAAGGGTGTATAACTATAACACCGAACAGGTGAGCATCAAGACCTGGTGCAGTGCAACCGTTGACTTTGAACGGAATACGGTATCCAATGAAATCGGTTCTATCGAATTGACGAAGAATGAAATGTACATATTAAAACTTCTTATTGAACAGAAGAATAAGATTGTCAGCAGAGATGCCCTGATAAACAGCCTCTGGGATGACAAGCGGTTCATCAGTGACAACACGTTGACCGTCAATGTGAACCGCCTCAGGAAGCGCCTTGAAGAGATCGGACTCGGCCGCTTCATTGAAACGAAGGTCGGGCAGGGGTATCTGGCCATTGAAGAGGATTCGCCATGA
- a CDS encoding ABC transporter ATP-binding protein, producing MTILEASKLHKSYGNKFNKQEVLKGIDLSIQKGEFVSIMGASGSGKTTLLNVLSSIDKVSEGSIKIESNEMTMMKEKQLAQFRKNHLGFIFQDYNLLDTLTVKENILLPLSITKTPKKEADQKFKDLASELGILELKDKYPNEISGGQKQRTSAARAFIHEPSIIFADEPTGALDSKSASDLLNKLSELNQKLKATIVMVTHDPVAASYCSRVVFIKDGQIYTQLNKGEQERQHFFSDIMKTQGVLGGVQNEH from the coding sequence ATGACTATACTGGAAGCAAGCAAACTTCATAAAAGCTACGGAAATAAATTCAATAAGCAGGAAGTGTTAAAGGGGATCGACCTGTCGATCCAAAAGGGTGAATTCGTCAGTATCATGGGGGCGTCGGGTTCCGGAAAGACGACTCTCCTAAATGTCCTATCCTCCATCGACAAAGTCAGTGAGGGCTCGATTAAGATTGAAAGCAATGAAATGACGATGATGAAAGAAAAGCAGCTCGCACAATTCCGAAAGAATCACCTCGGCTTTATCTTTCAGGATTACAACCTGCTCGACACGTTGACGGTGAAAGAAAATATCCTTCTGCCATTATCCATCACCAAGACCCCTAAGAAAGAAGCCGATCAGAAGTTCAAGGACCTTGCTTCGGAACTCGGCATCCTTGAACTGAAAGATAAATATCCGAACGAAATCTCAGGCGGGCAGAAACAGCGGACATCAGCCGCCCGTGCCTTCATCCATGAACCAAGCATCATTTTCGCAGATGAACCGACGGGGGCCCTGGACTCGAAATCGGCCTCTGACCTCTTGAACAAACTGAGTGAGCTGAACCAAAAGCTGAAGGCGACGATCGTCATGGTCACCCATGATCCCGTAGCGGCAAGCTACTGCAGCCGGGTCGTTTTCATCAAGGACGGGCAAATCTATACCCAATTAAATAAAGGTGAGCAGGAAAGACAGCATTTCTTCAGTGACATCATGAAAACCCAGGGTGTGCTCGGCGGGGTGCAGAATGAACATTAA
- a CDS encoding FtsX-like permease family protein — MNINTLIFRNLKKNLKNYYLYVFALVFSVALYFAFVTLQYDPSMDAAKGTIKGGAAVRAASVLLVAIVSIFLLYANTLFIKRRSKEIGLFQLIGMTKNKIFRILSVENFILYFGALILGILIGFSFSKLIIMILFNITGVEAIATLHFSAKALLQTIIVFCAIYLLIMLMNFVFIKRQSILSLFRVRSSTETKVKKMSKFEIVIGIFGMILIASGYYVSSKLFGGDFTTMPELYGAMLFILGSVILGTYLFYKGSVSFIFNVIRKKKDGYLNINEVLSLSSIMFRMKSNALLLTIITTVSALAIALLSLSYIGYYSAEKTAENNVPADFSLINKQDFNDFKETLLNDGIEFKKEEIEVIRALVNLEDIADSEFSELNGSQDAMPTAVISEKSVEGVDVKIDETVFTGYSDLLQKLMPLHDSGKTELKGKTKNIKLKYLGMRDEYPISGWFTGFGSPAVIVDDDVFQQLKKDLDPEIQRESSLYIGVNIEKEKDVKKANDLFHELNLVERWGNTSQYDMKAEQKQSMGLTMFIVGFLGLTFLITSGCILYFKQMDESEDEKPNYTILRKLGFTQGDLLRGIQGKQLFSFGIPLLIGLLHSYFAVQSGWFLFGAEVWTPMIIVMVLYTVLYSVFGVLSVLYYKKVIKAAL; from the coding sequence ATGAACATTAATACCCTTATATTCAGAAATCTGAAGAAGAACCTGAAGAATTATTACCTTTATGTATTTGCTTTAGTTTTTAGTGTTGCCCTTTATTTCGCTTTCGTGACCCTTCAGTATGATCCATCCATGGATGCAGCGAAGGGAACCATCAAGGGTGGGGCAGCAGTAAGGGCAGCATCTGTCCTGCTGGTCGCCATTGTCTCGATCTTCCTTTTATACGCCAATACCCTATTCATTAAGAGAAGAAGTAAAGAAATCGGGCTATTTCAGCTGATCGGCATGACAAAGAATAAAATCTTCCGCATTTTAAGTGTAGAAAATTTCATCCTATATTTTGGAGCTTTGATACTTGGTATCTTAATCGGGTTTTCCTTCTCCAAGTTAATCATCATGATATTATTCAATATAACCGGCGTTGAAGCGATTGCCACACTGCATTTCTCGGCCAAGGCCCTTCTCCAGACCATCATCGTGTTCTGTGCGATTTACCTGCTGATCATGCTGATGAACTTTGTATTCATCAAAAGACAAAGCATCTTATCCCTTTTCAGAGTCCGATCTTCAACGGAAACGAAAGTGAAAAAGATGTCCAAGTTTGAAATTGTGATCGGAATCTTTGGCATGATTCTAATTGCCTCCGGGTATTATGTATCTTCTAAATTGTTTGGCGGGGACTTCACGACCATGCCAGAACTTTATGGAGCCATGCTATTTATTCTCGGCTCGGTGATTCTGGGTACCTATCTTTTTTACAAAGGATCTGTCAGCTTTATATTTAATGTCATCCGTAAGAAAAAGGATGGTTACTTAAACATCAACGAGGTCCTGTCTCTTTCATCCATCATGTTTAGGATGAAATCCAACGCCTTATTGTTGACGATTATTACAACAGTCTCGGCACTGGCTATCGCACTACTATCTTTGAGCTATATCGGGTATTATTCAGCTGAAAAAACGGCTGAAAATAATGTCCCGGCGGATTTTTCATTAATAAACAAACAAGACTTCAATGATTTTAAAGAAACCCTTTTGAATGATGGTATTGAATTCAAAAAAGAGGAAATTGAAGTCATCAGAGCTCTCGTTAACTTGGAAGACATTGCAGACTCTGAATTTAGTGAATTGAACGGATCACAAGATGCCATGCCTACTGCTGTCATCAGTGAAAAAAGTGTAGAAGGTGTTGACGTAAAAATAGACGAAACGGTCTTTACAGGCTATAGCGACTTACTTCAAAAGCTGATGCCACTACACGATTCCGGCAAGACAGAGCTGAAAGGAAAGACGAAGAACATAAAGCTCAAATACTTGGGAATGCGGGATGAATACCCGATCTCTGGGTGGTTTACAGGGTTCGGTTCACCTGCGGTCATTGTGGATGATGATGTTTTTCAGCAGCTAAAAAAGGATCTGGATCCAGAAATTCAGAGAGAATCCTCCCTTTATATCGGTGTGAACATCGAGAAGGAAAAAGACGTAAAGAAAGCAAACGACCTCTTTCATGAATTAAATCTAGTTGAAAGATGGGGGAACACTTCACAGTACGACATGAAAGCCGAACAAAAACAAAGCATGGGCCTCACGATGTTCATCGTCGGCTTTCTCGGCCTCACCTTCCTGATCACATCGGGCTGTATCCTCTACTTCAAACAGATGGACGAAAGTGAAGATGAGAAACCGAACTATACCATTTTACGAAAATTAGGATTCACCCAAGGTGACTTATTGAGAGGCATTCAAGGTAAGCAGCTCTTCAGCTTCGGGATCCCTCTCCTCATCGGACTTCTGCACAGTTACTTTGCGGTTCAATCAGGATGGTTCCTATTCGGGGCCGAAGTCTGGACGCCGATGATCATTGTGATGGTTTTATATACGGTGTTATATTCGGTCTTTGGTGTATTATCGGTTTTGTATTATAAAAAGGTGATTAAAGCGGCGTTATAA
- a CDS encoding PH domain-containing protein — protein MIKPSKRYHPAYILVELISIVKNQFGFYLLLFILKANSTAGWVVWSRYALLIVTAGSVVSIFTKWFSNRYELGTESIIFKEGMFIKKQKTVAWNRIHSHRSHTTFVHRWFGLTSLTMETGTSDEDATCNFPVITQAEKERILTHLEQTQEFTELKEETIPERRVHFQTTRKDLIKASFTSLSFLAIFPLLSAVYFNLADFFAIEKSAESAWHYLVGHIWILVILFLAAILLSILIGFVKTSIKYGNYVISDDHERIYIEKGIGNEVSFSIPKNKVQAVRVEQSIVKRMIGLVSVKLISAGSSEEEISSFYPFMPKKEAYDMLHTILPQYPVKENTERFPLKVLWLKLIQPYYLTIVSIAGFWIFKMEWMWGAGIIFAVSILLRFLDYWFTSYSRQGQTIQIRKGGLINETFITHRNRIQQVMVKHSFLERKFGVATITFSNRANPAHESLLFGVSSEEAETFYQWYYQKSVS, from the coding sequence ATGATCAAACCTTCGAAACGATATCATCCCGCGTATATTCTCGTTGAACTAATATCAATCGTAAAGAATCAGTTTGGATTCTATCTCCTCCTGTTCATCCTGAAGGCAAACTCCACTGCCGGATGGGTAGTATGGAGCCGCTATGCATTGTTAATCGTGACAGCGGGTTCTGTTGTCTCTATTTTCACCAAGTGGTTCTCAAACCGCTATGAATTAGGAACGGAGTCCATCATCTTCAAAGAAGGGATGTTCATTAAAAAGCAAAAAACCGTTGCCTGGAACCGGATCCATAGCCACAGGTCCCACACCACCTTCGTCCATCGCTGGTTCGGATTAACCTCTTTAACCATGGAGACCGGAACAAGCGACGAGGACGCAACCTGCAATTTTCCTGTTATTACACAGGCTGAAAAGGAACGAATCCTGACTCACCTTGAACAAACCCAGGAATTCACTGAATTGAAAGAAGAGACGATACCAGAACGAAGGGTACACTTCCAGACGACCAGGAAGGATCTGATCAAAGCATCTTTTACCTCACTCAGCTTTCTGGCGATCTTCCCGTTATTAAGTGCCGTCTATTTCAATTTGGCAGACTTCTTTGCCATTGAGAAATCTGCGGAAAGTGCCTGGCATTACCTTGTTGGACATATATGGATTCTTGTCATTTTATTCCTTGCTGCCATTTTGCTGTCCATTTTGATTGGCTTCGTGAAAACGTCTATAAAGTACGGAAACTACGTCATCAGCGATGATCACGAACGGATTTATATCGAGAAAGGGATTGGAAATGAGGTAAGTTTCTCTATTCCAAAGAATAAAGTGCAAGCGGTCAGAGTCGAACAATCCATTGTCAAAAGAATGATAGGACTCGTATCCGTCAAATTGATCAGTGCCGGTTCGTCCGAAGAGGAGATCAGTTCGTTTTATCCGTTTATGCCGAAAAAGGAAGCCTATGACATGCTACACACCATCCTACCCCAGTATCCAGTCAAGGAGAATACCGAGCGCTTTCCTCTAAAAGTCCTTTGGCTGAAGCTTATCCAGCCGTATTATCTGACAATCGTTTCGATTGCTGGATTTTGGATCTTCAAAATGGAATGGATGTGGGGGGCAGGAATAATCTTTGCCGTTTCCATTTTACTTAGATTTCTTGATTATTGGTTTACGAGCTATTCACGTCAGGGACAAACGATCCAAATCCGTAAAGGAGGTTTGATCAATGAAACCTTCATCACTCATCGTAATCGGATCCAGCAGGTAATGGTAAAACACTCTTTTCTCGAGCGTAAGTTTGGTGTGGCTACCATCACGTTTTCAAACCGGGCAAACCCCGCCCATGAAAGTTTGTTGTTTGGAGTATCAAGTGAGGAAGCTGAAACATTTTACCAATGGTACTATCAAAAATCCGTCTCTTAG
- a CDS encoding EsaB/YukD family protein — MYIEITIDLNRYDENSFDLRLSNYHTVKKLIDLVWQSQKLTAETRDGYWIRIANKHKVVPGNIRLVDAGIHTGDRIEIL; from the coding sequence ATGTATATAGAAATCACCATTGATCTTAATCGTTATGATGAGAATTCTTTCGATCTCAGACTATCAAATTATCATACTGTGAAAAAACTGATTGATCTTGTATGGCAGTCCCAAAAGCTTACGGCTGAAACCAGGGATGGCTATTGGATACGGATTGCCAACAAGCATAAAGTGGTTCCAGGCAATATACGGCTGGTCGATGCAGGGATCCATACGGGAGATCGAATTGAAATTTTATAA
- a CDS encoding DUF5082 domain-containing protein: MSNNDFIINQLQSDLSFLNTQLADNQEKLIRLKLAKRDIEANQEIYFANKRLVEEPQLTVDVWSGRHANVFLGIRSTIEDSYNKVGNEGIEGLLHGIEEKISYFEAENQQVMNSISSKRENISQLINS; encoded by the coding sequence ATGAGTAATAATGATTTTATAATTAATCAATTGCAAAGTGATTTATCATTTTTAAATACTCAACTAGCAGACAATCAAGAGAAACTCATCAGGTTGAAATTGGCCAAGAGGGATATCGAAGCAAATCAAGAAATATATTTTGCAAACAAAAGGCTCGTTGAGGAACCTCAATTGACTGTCGATGTTTGGAGTGGAAGACATGCCAATGTATTTCTAGGAATTAGATCTACTATTGAAGATTCCTACAATAAAGTAGGAAATGAAGGTATAGAAGGATTGTTGCATGGTATTGAAGAGAAAATCTCCTATTTTGAAGCAGAAAACCAACAAGTAATGAATTCAATATCTTCAAAGAGAGAAAATATTTCACAATTAATCAATTCATAG
- the essB gene encoding type VII secretion protein EssB, which produces MAQKSGSYLQEKLEAVIHRKENRIALIFQKEKIKLDDVTEIGFLKELSPFIQREITMENDELCIVNTVPESFSFHPQLKANEKERLMTAYQLVQKIQRHALSRLHLIICPENIVFDQGMTPHFLHYGVKESLPPYERDQELLLKETKATVAAIVDLQHRFEDYLKFNGTLKLSSITKAILEAGSLQELSEVLNHSIAEAKKTERLYVKVSKKKWKVNRYVLLGVSICLVPAILYSIYSLFFMNPKQDRVVAAQESFLLEKYSDVVTELQPYEIDEIPKVTQYQLALSYIINESLTEDQKENVRNTVSLQSDPLYYEYWINIGRGKAKEALETARFLEDRDLILFGLLKYREQVKADGDLDSEERQQELNEIESEIAEYEEEMKALEEEQSSQPTESIEQPQQTEEKADPATDGTESAPADSKPKDDKKKTN; this is translated from the coding sequence ATGGCACAAAAAAGTGGATCTTACTTACAAGAAAAGCTGGAAGCCGTAATACATAGAAAAGAAAATCGGATCGCGCTTATTTTTCAAAAAGAAAAAATTAAATTGGATGACGTAACGGAGATCGGCTTCCTGAAGGAATTATCCCCTTTCATCCAAAGAGAAATCACCATGGAAAATGATGAATTATGCATCGTGAATACCGTACCGGAGTCCTTCTCGTTTCATCCTCAATTAAAGGCAAATGAGAAAGAACGTTTGATGACTGCCTATCAGTTGGTGCAGAAGATTCAAAGACATGCGCTGTCACGCCTCCACCTCATAATATGTCCCGAAAACATTGTATTTGACCAGGGGATGACACCACATTTCCTTCACTACGGTGTGAAAGAGAGTCTTCCCCCATACGAAAGAGACCAGGAGCTCCTGCTTAAAGAAACGAAAGCCACGGTAGCAGCCATTGTAGATTTACAGCATCGTTTCGAGGACTACTTAAAATTCAATGGAACATTAAAGTTATCTTCCATTACAAAGGCCATTCTGGAAGCGGGGAGCTTGCAGGAATTAAGTGAAGTGTTGAACCATTCCATCGCAGAGGCCAAGAAAACTGAACGTTTATATGTAAAGGTCAGCAAGAAGAAATGGAAGGTCAATCGGTATGTTCTTCTTGGGGTCTCTATATGCTTAGTCCCTGCCATCCTTTACTCCATTTATTCTCTTTTCTTTATGAATCCAAAGCAGGACAGGGTGGTAGCGGCACAGGAGAGTTTCCTGCTTGAAAAATATAGTGACGTTGTGACGGAGCTCCAACCATATGAAATCGATGAAATACCTAAGGTCACTCAATACCAGCTTGCCCTTTCCTATATCATTAATGAATCCTTGACCGAGGATCAAAAGGAAAATGTGCGCAACACGGTCTCCCTTCAATCAGATCCTCTTTATTATGAGTATTGGATCAATATCGGAAGAGGAAAGGCGAAAGAAGCCTTGGAAACCGCCCGTTTCTTAGAGGACCGCGATCTGATCCTATTTGGACTCTTAAAATACAGGGAACAAGTGAAGGCGGACGGAGACCTTGATAGCGAAGAAAGACAACAGGAACTAAATGAAATTGAAAGTGAAATTGCTGAATATGAAGAAGAAATGAAGGCTCTGGAAGAGGAACAATCATCACAGCCGACAGAGTCGATAGAGCAGCCGCAGCAGACTGAAGAAAAAGCAGATCCGGCTACGGATGGAACGGAATCTGCACCTGCAGATTCAAAACCAAAAGATGATAAGAAGAAAACAAACTAA
- a CDS encoding sensor histidine kinase — protein MIRTFLWERKSWISFVLGLHLLWIFIAFIDTAIPLQPIIYMVFLSLLFFTVFVFIRYQKETRFFKRLKEWDHNLNMTGVDAPDTPFQEIVSDSLSEQANLLRKTATENRIMLEQEKDDLLSWIHEVKTPLTAMHLMIERLGEDPVKSHLKYEWLRIHLLLDQQLHQKRMSFMENDLFIEDTNLESVIFQEIKTLQSWCIQKGIGFDIQLEVINVLSDAKWLSFMIRQLLTNAVKYSSKTDIAIVSEKRAGKVTLSIQDFGRGIDSRDLPRIFEKGFTSTTDHNDHASTGMGLYLTKRVSEPLLISIDIESKREEGTRVTLTFPEKNDFVQLTGV, from the coding sequence ATGATCCGTACATTCTTATGGGAACGGAAAAGCTGGATTTCATTCGTGCTTGGACTCCACCTGTTATGGATCTTTATCGCCTTTATCGATACAGCCATCCCGTTACAACCGATCATATATATGGTGTTTCTGTCGCTGCTCTTTTTCACTGTTTTTGTGTTCATCCGCTATCAGAAGGAAACCCGATTCTTCAAACGATTGAAAGAATGGGATCATAACCTCAACATGACAGGGGTGGATGCCCCGGATACTCCCTTCCAGGAAATCGTTTCGGATAGTCTATCGGAGCAGGCAAACCTTTTGAGAAAGACAGCAACTGAGAACCGAATCATGCTTGAACAGGAAAAGGACGACCTTCTGTCCTGGATCCATGAAGTGAAAACTCCGCTGACTGCTATGCATTTGATGATTGAGCGTTTGGGAGAGGACCCTGTGAAGTCTCATTTAAAATATGAATGGCTGCGCATCCACCTTTTGTTGGATCAGCAGCTGCACCAGAAACGTATGTCTTTTATGGAGAATGATTTATTCATTGAAGACACCAATCTCGAATCTGTTATTTTTCAGGAAATAAAGACCTTGCAATCCTGGTGTATTCAGAAGGGGATCGGATTTGATATTCAACTTGAGGTCATAAACGTGCTGAGCGATGCGAAATGGCTCTCTTTTATGATCAGGCAGCTTTTGACTAACGCTGTTAAATATAGCTCTAAAACGGATATTGCCATAGTAAGCGAAAAAAGAGCTGGAAAAGTGACTCTCTCTATACAAGACTTCGGCAGGGGAATAGACTCCAGGGACCTGCCAAGGATCTTTGAAAAAGGATTCACCTCGACCACCGACCACAATGATCATGCTTCTACGGGAATGGGCTTATACTTAACCAAGAGAGTGTCAGAACCTCTGCTGATTTCCATAGATATTGAATCCAAACGGGAAGAAGGGACCCGGGTCACCCTCACCTTTCCTGAGAAAAATGATTTCGTCCAACTTACCGGCGTGTGA
- a CDS encoding YwqI/YxiC family protein — protein sequence MTEEIQIVKSEVSSALEELRNTIHSLDASNPQINFTQNKLDLINKLLQIEKNYYQVLNQYKSILQNVQQDSSDSVEELFARDQGLAKRIR from the coding sequence ATGACAGAAGAGATACAAATTGTAAAAAGTGAAGTGAGTAGTGCATTAGAAGAACTTAGGAATACTATACATTCACTAGATGCAAGCAATCCCCAAATTAATTTCACCCAAAATAAATTAGATCTAATTAATAAGTTATTACAGATTGAAAAAAACTATTATCAAGTATTAAATCAATATAAGTCTATTCTACAGAATGTACAGCAAGATTCCTCTGATAGTGTGGAGGAGCTATTTGCAAGAGATCAAGGACTTGCCAAAAGAATACGCTAA
- a CDS encoding WXG100 family type VII secretion target, with product MSGIIRVTPAELISMSNRYTSESSQVGEQISRLDNMISELEGMWEGESSRAFGEQYQTLRPSFLQMQQLLEDISMQLTSTAKSLEDADAQIANQIRG from the coding sequence ATGTCAGGAATTATTCGTGTTACCCCAGCAGAATTGATTAGTATGTCAAATCGATACACAAGCGAAAGCAGCCAAGTGGGTGAACAGATCTCACGCCTTGACAATATGATTTCTGAGTTGGAAGGTATGTGGGAAGGTGAATCAAGCCGTGCGTTTGGTGAACAATATCAAACACTTCGTCCTTCATTCCTGCAAATGCAACAGCTTCTTGAAGACATCTCTATGCAGTTGACAAGCACAGCCAAGTCTCTTGAAGATGCAGATGCTCAGATCGCTAATCAAATTCGCGGATAA
- a CDS encoding T7SS effector LXG polymorphic toxin, which produces MKVLNVSEILTELELTVSKKEDEKKQILDIRNSLNKVIDLERSLSGSTGEAIKEHFTVLHVPALILFNQFLDEYINQLKEIQNILLDYESENGVVSQDFIEYDVKQGLEKLDRLTEDVIESINHDFSKVSDLVSASPLSMNLIHSSVEQARRHNHETVENLAKTDYQGSNILQPSIDQIQNISELIGNIKGWSKGGVVLSESTIKEINKYFTENDFINKLIDSATELSEQQNDSTMAGNVADWLDKMGKMNGGMDALKGTMAASILLSKRIILTRDGKGNFIVKAHPDWIKGKNGAYGSKLANTIHGILKKGSSSSISSIQNYFSKFQNAPSRMLRHLAGLNPGTNLKSYKKILEHQHPYLKFSPSQTEVYKRAVLDLKGTASQVTDMKAVKAIARKIPYAGILFSIGTNSGEFFSDQNKNKSVAEKVGRATAGIGMDVGVAGMTTGGAFIGTLICPGPGTLIGGAIGATAGIVASINFEDQIKDIGEKAGKWSEEKIGEVKETFNNTVDDVKDKVSGVGDFVSGLFN; this is translated from the coding sequence ATGAAGGTACTTAACGTTTCTGAAATCCTTACTGAGTTGGAATTAACAGTTAGTAAGAAAGAAGATGAAAAAAAACAGATTTTAGATATACGTAATTCCTTGAATAAGGTGATAGACTTAGAACGTTCGCTTTCGGGAAGTACAGGAGAGGCAATTAAAGAACATTTTACTGTCCTTCACGTACCTGCACTCATATTGTTCAATCAATTTTTAGATGAATATATAAACCAATTGAAAGAAATCCAGAACATACTGTTAGACTATGAAAGTGAAAATGGGGTAGTTAGTCAGGATTTTATAGAATATGACGTTAAGCAAGGACTTGAAAAGCTTGATAGATTAACAGAGGATGTAATTGAAAGTATTAATCATGATTTTAGTAAGGTGAGTGATTTGGTAAGTGCCTCACCTCTATCAATGAATCTCATTCATTCCTCCGTAGAACAAGCGCGCAGGCACAATCACGAAACGGTAGAAAATCTTGCCAAGACTGATTATCAAGGTTCAAATATTCTACAGCCTTCTATAGATCAAATCCAAAATATCTCTGAACTCATAGGGAATATTAAGGGTTGGTCAAAAGGGGGAGTAGTGTTAAGTGAAAGTACGATTAAAGAGATTAACAAATATTTTACAGAGAATGATTTCATTAATAAGTTAATCGACTCCGCAACAGAACTTTCTGAACAACAAAACGATTCTACAATGGCAGGTAACGTAGCTGATTGGTTAGATAAAATGGGAAAAATGAATGGGGGAATGGATGCCTTAAAGGGTACGATGGCTGCTTCAATTTTATTATCCAAACGAATTATTCTAACTAGAGATGGAAAAGGAAATTTTATCGTAAAGGCTCACCCTGATTGGATCAAGGGTAAGAATGGTGCATACGGATCAAAACTTGCAAATACGATTCATGGAATACTAAAAAAAGGAAGTTCTAGTTCTATATCTAGCATCCAAAATTATTTCTCCAAATTTCAAAATGCTCCAAGTAGGATGTTACGCCATCTAGCGGGGTTAAATCCAGGAACTAATTTAAAAAGCTATAAAAAAATATTAGAACATCAACACCCGTATTTAAAGTTTTCACCAAGTCAAACGGAAGTTTATAAGCGTGCCGTATTAGATTTAAAAGGGACAGCATCTCAAGTTACCGATATGAAGGCAGTAAAAGCTATTGCGAGAAAAATTCCTTATGCAGGTATTTTATTTTCGATTGGTACAAACTCAGGCGAATTTTTTAGTGATCAGAATAAGAATAAGTCGGTAGCAGAAAAGGTGGGGAGAGCAACTGCTGGAATCGGAATGGATGTAGGAGTGGCAGGAATGACTACAGGTGGAGCATTTATTGGCACTCTTATCTGTCCTGGTCCTGGTACTCTTATAGGAGGTGCTATTGGTGCAACTGCAGGTATCGTTGCATCAATTAATTTCGAAGATCAAATAAAAGATATTGGAGAAAAAGCAGGGAAGTGGAGTGAAGAGAAAATCGGAGAAGTTAAGGAAACGTTTAATAATACTGTTGATGATGTAAAAGATAAAGTTTCAGGTGTCGGTGATTTTGTTTCTGGATTGTTTAATTAG
- a CDS encoding PH domain-containing protein, translating to MYLHITEPTETISNKATKVWRISNTIGHTTALLIIGISIFCTNQLDWYDWVGIVLYLLGGLLILSAIFSIFIEPIYLQRTWRYQVDREFVQLKFGKWQQQHILIPMEKVEYVRTEQGPIMRRYDLYDLEIGTTTSNHKIPSISSDIAKSLKIEIATFAKIRDTEEGEMGA from the coding sequence ATGTACTTACATATAACAGAACCAACGGAAACCATATCAAATAAAGCCACCAAAGTCTGGAGGATCTCCAACACGATTGGGCATACAACTGCACTGCTCATCATAGGAATTTCTATATTTTGTACAAACCAATTGGACTGGTACGACTGGGTTGGGATCGTCCTGTACCTACTGGGGGGTCTACTCATTCTTTCTGCCATTTTCTCCATCTTCATTGAACCTATTTATTTACAAAGAACATGGCGCTACCAGGTTGACCGGGAATTTGTCCAGCTGAAATTCGGAAAGTGGCAGCAGCAGCACATTTTGATCCCAATGGAAAAAGTGGAATACGTCCGAACCGAGCAAGGACCGATCATGCGTCGGTATGATCTTTATGACCTGGAAATCGGGACCACGACTTCCAATCATAAAATACCGTCCATTTCATCCGATATTGCAAAATCATTAAAAATAGAGATTGCCACCTTTGCAAAAATAAGGGATACCGAAGAAGGAGAAATGGGAGCATGA